One part of the Eptesicus fuscus isolate TK198812 chromosome 20, DD_ASM_mEF_20220401, whole genome shotgun sequence genome encodes these proteins:
- the MIEN1 gene encoding migration and invasion enhancer 1 — MSGDVGPMSAAPHRGEIEPGSGVRIVVEYCEPCGFEATYLELASAVKEQYPGIEIESRLGGTGAFEIEINGQLVFSKLENGGFPYEKDLIEAIRRASNGEPLEKITNSRPPCVIL; from the exons ATGAGCGGGGACGTGGGGCCGATGTCTGCAGCGCCCCATCGCGGGGAGATCGAACCGGGCAGCGGGGTCCGCATCGTGGTGGAGTACTG TGAACCCTGCGGCTTTGAGGCGACCTACCTGGAGCTGGCGAGCGCCGTGAAGGAGCAGTACCCTGGCATCGAGATCGAGTCGCGCCTGGGGGGCACAG GGGCCTTTGAGATCGAGATCAATGGACAGCTGGTGTTCTCCAAGCTGGAGAATGGGGGCTTCCCTTACGAGAAAGAT CTCATTGAGGCCATCCGCAGGGCCAGTAACGGAGAACCCCTGGAAAAGATCACCAACAGCCGTCCTCCCTGCGTCATCCTGTGA
- the GRB7 gene encoding growth factor receptor-bound protein 7 isoform X1 — protein sequence MSGRGRGQEGGRWRRAWRLPPKPAAPARCTCAQGPDAMELGLSPPPHSSSPEDLYPAPGTPPGTPPPPDAPLPGEVKRSQPLSIPTSSQLFPNPHRRLREEELRTTSLPSIPNPFPELCSPPSQTPIIGGLASARGLLPRDTSCPHVVKVYSEDGACRSVEVAAGATARYVCDMLVQRAHALSDENWGLVECHPHLALERVLEDHESVVEVQAAWPIGGDSRFVFRKNFAKYELFKSSPHSLFPEKMVSSCLDAPTGLSHEDLIQNFLNAGSFPEIQGFLQLRGSGRKLWKRFFCFLRRSGLYYSTKGTSKDPRHLQYLADVSESNAYVVTQGRKLYGMPTDFGFCIKPNKLRNGHKGLCIFCSEDEQSRTCWLSAFRLFKYGVQLYKNYQQAQSRHLRPSCVGSPPLRSVSDNTLVAMDFSGHTGRIIENPREALSVALEEAHAWRKKTNHRFSLPTPCSSTSLSAAIHRTQPWFHGRISREESQRLISQQGLVDGLFLVRDSQRNPQGFVLSLCHLQKVKHYLILPSEEEGRLYFSMDEGQTRFTDLLQLVEFHQLNRGILPCLLRHCCTRVAL from the exons ATGTCAGGCcgagggcgggggcaggaggggggcaggtggCGAAGGGCCTGGCGTCTCCCTCCCAAACCCGCGGCCCCAGCCAGGTGTACCTGCGCGCAAGGCCCAG ATGCCATGGAGCTGGGCCTGTCCCCACCTCCTCACAGCAGCTCCCCAGAAGACCTGTAcccagcccctgggacccccCCCGGGACTCCCCCGCCGCCCGATGCCCCTCTTCCTGGGGAGGTGAAGAGGTCCCAGCCGTTGTCCATCCCGACCAGCAG TCAACTCTTCCCCAACCCACACAGGAGACTTCGGGAGGAGGAGCTGCGGACAACCTCTCTACCCTCCATCCCCAACCCTTTCCCTGAGCTGTGCAGTCCTCCCTCACAAACCCCCATCATTGGGGGACTCGCCAGTGCCCGGGGGCTGCTCCCTCGAGACaccagctgcccccat GTAGTGAAAGTGTATAGCGAAGACGGGGCCTGCCGGTCCGTGGAGGTGGCGGCGGGTGCCACCGCGCGCTACGTGTGTGACATGCTGGTGCAGCGAGCTCACGCCCTCAGTGATGAGAACTGGGGGCTGGTGGAGTGCCACCCCCATCTAGCGCTGG AGCGGGTCTTGGAGGACCATGAGTCGGTAGTGGAAGTACAAGCTGCGTGGCCCATCGGCGGAGACAGCCGCTTTGTCTTCCGGAAGAACTTCGCCAAGTATGAACTGTTCAAGAGCTCccca cacTCCCTGTTCCCGGAGAAGATGGTCTCCAGCTGTCTGGATGCACCGACGGGCTTATCACATGAAGACCTCATCCAG AACTTCCTGAATGCGGGCAGCTTCCCGGAGATCCAGGGCTTCCTGCAGCTGCGGGGGTCAGGACGGAAGCTCTGGAAGCGCTTCTTCTGCTTCCTGCGCCGGTCTGGCCTCTATTACTCCACCAAGGGCACCTCCAAG GACCCGAGGCACCTGCAGTACTTAGCGGATGTGAGCGAGTCCAACGCGTACGTGGTGACTCAGGGCCGCAAGCTGTATGGGATGCCCACGGACTTCGGCTTCTGTATCAAG CCGAACAAGCTTCGCAATGGCCACAAGGGGCTGTGCATCTTCTGCAGTGAGGACGAGCAGAGCCGCACCTGCTGGCTCTCCGCCTTCCGCCTCTTCAAG TATGGGGTGCAGCTGTATAAGAATTATCAGCAGGCTCAATCTCGCCACCTGCGCCCGTCCTGTGTGGGGTCCCCACCCCTG AGGAGTGTCTCGGATAACACCCTGGTGGCCATGGACTTCTCTGGCCACACGGGGCGCATCATCGAGAACCCCCGGGAGGCGCTGAGTGTCGCCCTGGAGGAGGCCCACGCCTGGCGG AAGAAGACGAACCACCGTTTCAGCCTGCCCACCCCATGCTCCAGCACCAGCCTCAGTGCAG CCATCCACCGAACCCAACCCTGGTTCCACGGACGGATTTCCCGCGAGGAGAGCCAGCGGCTCATCTCCCAGCAAGGCCTGGTGGACGG ACTGTTCCTGGTCCGGGACAGCCAGCGGAACCCACAGGGCTTTGTCCTGTCGTTGTGCCATCTGCAGAAAGTCAAGCATTACCTCATCCTGCCG agCGAGGAGGAGGGCCGCCTCTACTTCAGCATGGACGAGGGCCAGACGCGCTTCACCGACCTGCTGCAGCTCGTGGAGTTCCACCAGCTGAACCgcggcatcctgccctgcctgctgcgCCACTGCTGCACCCGCGTGGCCCTCTGA
- the GRB7 gene encoding growth factor receptor-bound protein 7 isoform X3, translating into MELGLSPPPHSSSPEDLYPAPGTPPGTPPPPDAPLPGEVKRSQPLSIPTSSQLFPNPHRRLREEELRTTSLPSIPNPFPELCSPPSQTPIIGGLASARGLLPRDTSCPHVVKVYSEDGACRSVEVAAGATARYVCDMLVQRAHALSDENWGLVECHPHLALERVLEDHESVVEVQAAWPIGGDSRFVFRKNFAKYELFKSSPHSLFPEKMVSSCLDAPTGLSHEDLIQNFLNAGSFPEIQGFLQLRGSGRKLWKRFFCFLRRSGLYYSTKGTSKDPRHLQYLADVSESNAYVVTQGRKLYGMPTDFGFCIKPNKLRNGHKGLCIFCSEDEQSRTCWLSAFRLFKYGVQLYKNYQQAQSRHLRPSCVGSPPLRSVSDNTLVAMDFSGHTGRIIENPREALSVALEEAHAWRKKTNHRFSLPTPCSSTSLSAAIHRTQPWFHGRISREESQRLISQQGLVDGLFLVRDSQRNPQGFVLSLCHLQKVKHYLILPSEEEGRLYFSMDEGQTRFTDLLQLVEFHQLNRGILPCLLRHCCTRVAL; encoded by the exons ATGGAGCTGGGCCTGTCCCCACCTCCTCACAGCAGCTCCCCAGAAGACCTGTAcccagcccctgggacccccCCCGGGACTCCCCCGCCGCCCGATGCCCCTCTTCCTGGGGAGGTGAAGAGGTCCCAGCCGTTGTCCATCCCGACCAGCAG TCAACTCTTCCCCAACCCACACAGGAGACTTCGGGAGGAGGAGCTGCGGACAACCTCTCTACCCTCCATCCCCAACCCTTTCCCTGAGCTGTGCAGTCCTCCCTCACAAACCCCCATCATTGGGGGACTCGCCAGTGCCCGGGGGCTGCTCCCTCGAGACaccagctgcccccat GTAGTGAAAGTGTATAGCGAAGACGGGGCCTGCCGGTCCGTGGAGGTGGCGGCGGGTGCCACCGCGCGCTACGTGTGTGACATGCTGGTGCAGCGAGCTCACGCCCTCAGTGATGAGAACTGGGGGCTGGTGGAGTGCCACCCCCATCTAGCGCTGG AGCGGGTCTTGGAGGACCATGAGTCGGTAGTGGAAGTACAAGCTGCGTGGCCCATCGGCGGAGACAGCCGCTTTGTCTTCCGGAAGAACTTCGCCAAGTATGAACTGTTCAAGAGCTCccca cacTCCCTGTTCCCGGAGAAGATGGTCTCCAGCTGTCTGGATGCACCGACGGGCTTATCACATGAAGACCTCATCCAG AACTTCCTGAATGCGGGCAGCTTCCCGGAGATCCAGGGCTTCCTGCAGCTGCGGGGGTCAGGACGGAAGCTCTGGAAGCGCTTCTTCTGCTTCCTGCGCCGGTCTGGCCTCTATTACTCCACCAAGGGCACCTCCAAG GACCCGAGGCACCTGCAGTACTTAGCGGATGTGAGCGAGTCCAACGCGTACGTGGTGACTCAGGGCCGCAAGCTGTATGGGATGCCCACGGACTTCGGCTTCTGTATCAAG CCGAACAAGCTTCGCAATGGCCACAAGGGGCTGTGCATCTTCTGCAGTGAGGACGAGCAGAGCCGCACCTGCTGGCTCTCCGCCTTCCGCCTCTTCAAG TATGGGGTGCAGCTGTATAAGAATTATCAGCAGGCTCAATCTCGCCACCTGCGCCCGTCCTGTGTGGGGTCCCCACCCCTG AGGAGTGTCTCGGATAACACCCTGGTGGCCATGGACTTCTCTGGCCACACGGGGCGCATCATCGAGAACCCCCGGGAGGCGCTGAGTGTCGCCCTGGAGGAGGCCCACGCCTGGCGG AAGAAGACGAACCACCGTTTCAGCCTGCCCACCCCATGCTCCAGCACCAGCCTCAGTGCAG CCATCCACCGAACCCAACCCTGGTTCCACGGACGGATTTCCCGCGAGGAGAGCCAGCGGCTCATCTCCCAGCAAGGCCTGGTGGACGG ACTGTTCCTGGTCCGGGACAGCCAGCGGAACCCACAGGGCTTTGTCCTGTCGTTGTGCCATCTGCAGAAAGTCAAGCATTACCTCATCCTGCCG agCGAGGAGGAGGGCCGCCTCTACTTCAGCATGGACGAGGGCCAGACGCGCTTCACCGACCTGCTGCAGCTCGTGGAGTTCCACCAGCTGAACCgcggcatcctgccctgcctgctgcgCCACTGCTGCACCCGCGTGGCCCTCTGA
- the GRB7 gene encoding growth factor receptor-bound protein 7 isoform X2: MSGRGRGQEGGRWRRAWRLPPKPAAPARCTCAQGPDAMELGLSPPPHSSSPEDLYPAPGTPPGTPPPPDAPLPGEVKRSQPLSIPTSRRLREEELRTTSLPSIPNPFPELCSPPSQTPIIGGLASARGLLPRDTSCPHVVKVYSEDGACRSVEVAAGATARYVCDMLVQRAHALSDENWGLVECHPHLALERVLEDHESVVEVQAAWPIGGDSRFVFRKNFAKYELFKSSPHSLFPEKMVSSCLDAPTGLSHEDLIQNFLNAGSFPEIQGFLQLRGSGRKLWKRFFCFLRRSGLYYSTKGTSKDPRHLQYLADVSESNAYVVTQGRKLYGMPTDFGFCIKPNKLRNGHKGLCIFCSEDEQSRTCWLSAFRLFKYGVQLYKNYQQAQSRHLRPSCVGSPPLRSVSDNTLVAMDFSGHTGRIIENPREALSVALEEAHAWRKKTNHRFSLPTPCSSTSLSAAIHRTQPWFHGRISREESQRLISQQGLVDGLFLVRDSQRNPQGFVLSLCHLQKVKHYLILPSEEEGRLYFSMDEGQTRFTDLLQLVEFHQLNRGILPCLLRHCCTRVAL; the protein is encoded by the exons ATGTCAGGCcgagggcgggggcaggaggggggcaggtggCGAAGGGCCTGGCGTCTCCCTCCCAAACCCGCGGCCCCAGCCAGGTGTACCTGCGCGCAAGGCCCAG ATGCCATGGAGCTGGGCCTGTCCCCACCTCCTCACAGCAGCTCCCCAGAAGACCTGTAcccagcccctgggacccccCCCGGGACTCCCCCGCCGCCCGATGCCCCTCTTCCTGGGGAGGTGAAGAGGTCCCAGCCGTTGTCCATCCCGACCAGCAG GAGACTTCGGGAGGAGGAGCTGCGGACAACCTCTCTACCCTCCATCCCCAACCCTTTCCCTGAGCTGTGCAGTCCTCCCTCACAAACCCCCATCATTGGGGGACTCGCCAGTGCCCGGGGGCTGCTCCCTCGAGACaccagctgcccccat GTAGTGAAAGTGTATAGCGAAGACGGGGCCTGCCGGTCCGTGGAGGTGGCGGCGGGTGCCACCGCGCGCTACGTGTGTGACATGCTGGTGCAGCGAGCTCACGCCCTCAGTGATGAGAACTGGGGGCTGGTGGAGTGCCACCCCCATCTAGCGCTGG AGCGGGTCTTGGAGGACCATGAGTCGGTAGTGGAAGTACAAGCTGCGTGGCCCATCGGCGGAGACAGCCGCTTTGTCTTCCGGAAGAACTTCGCCAAGTATGAACTGTTCAAGAGCTCccca cacTCCCTGTTCCCGGAGAAGATGGTCTCCAGCTGTCTGGATGCACCGACGGGCTTATCACATGAAGACCTCATCCAG AACTTCCTGAATGCGGGCAGCTTCCCGGAGATCCAGGGCTTCCTGCAGCTGCGGGGGTCAGGACGGAAGCTCTGGAAGCGCTTCTTCTGCTTCCTGCGCCGGTCTGGCCTCTATTACTCCACCAAGGGCACCTCCAAG GACCCGAGGCACCTGCAGTACTTAGCGGATGTGAGCGAGTCCAACGCGTACGTGGTGACTCAGGGCCGCAAGCTGTATGGGATGCCCACGGACTTCGGCTTCTGTATCAAG CCGAACAAGCTTCGCAATGGCCACAAGGGGCTGTGCATCTTCTGCAGTGAGGACGAGCAGAGCCGCACCTGCTGGCTCTCCGCCTTCCGCCTCTTCAAG TATGGGGTGCAGCTGTATAAGAATTATCAGCAGGCTCAATCTCGCCACCTGCGCCCGTCCTGTGTGGGGTCCCCACCCCTG AGGAGTGTCTCGGATAACACCCTGGTGGCCATGGACTTCTCTGGCCACACGGGGCGCATCATCGAGAACCCCCGGGAGGCGCTGAGTGTCGCCCTGGAGGAGGCCCACGCCTGGCGG AAGAAGACGAACCACCGTTTCAGCCTGCCCACCCCATGCTCCAGCACCAGCCTCAGTGCAG CCATCCACCGAACCCAACCCTGGTTCCACGGACGGATTTCCCGCGAGGAGAGCCAGCGGCTCATCTCCCAGCAAGGCCTGGTGGACGG ACTGTTCCTGGTCCGGGACAGCCAGCGGAACCCACAGGGCTTTGTCCTGTCGTTGTGCCATCTGCAGAAAGTCAAGCATTACCTCATCCTGCCG agCGAGGAGGAGGGCCGCCTCTACTTCAGCATGGACGAGGGCCAGACGCGCTTCACCGACCTGCTGCAGCTCGTGGAGTTCCACCAGCTGAACCgcggcatcctgccctgcctgctgcgCCACTGCTGCACCCGCGTGGCCCTCTGA